Proteins found in one Plodia interpunctella isolate USDA-ARS_2022_Savannah chromosome 24, ilPloInte3.2, whole genome shotgun sequence genomic segment:
- the Pbp95 gene encoding snRNA-activating protein complex subunit 4 yields the protein MSDFEMDIDDESDEETQLKELEQLRAVLQADEQDSMYSDVTHAESCASVRTNTVSNQMTDDLSKIEMAIALNKYTDEKLQRLEILLLCRLKECKEKLKSLQTSDFVEPQDKPNQFRYVCCGKPYFKDKNFYPAPLNDDTILMRKSEMYDFTSIPSVPGWTVKDKSDFINLILKMSQNIRAKELNSKIAHLRRQANSNKIGEDAIEREIDIIRKKIEDINKNSLKELALPLDEEYDWETIANKLSQRHSAHEYRALWKLFLHPSINKNGWSKTEHNLLQKLASSHHLQDWDQIAKELNTGRTGYQCFVYFRTNMSSSYDGQKWSKEEEEYLKRLVEFYREENFIPWGRVAASMENRTKGQIYNKFMRLEECRKGRFIPEEDAVILTAVAHFGIKNFRKIQQFLPGRSVIQLRNRYHVLCKNRVSTVWSVSEDKKLVQLLANQDQCLSSYSKLCEYFPGKDRTQLRARHKVLLRWIKRYPNLDLCFAPRRGSRRLGHGAAEKDLNNALENLKNRIENEVKEKKSKTVSEISSEQEIEDAIVATLVNQTLKGDNYRPRPTIYDDEEVEEEPCPYPTSHDKNKSNIEKILILLRCKLNKHRFQHSRDYRKYFGLESVKKNSSQPVKVKCYSRKNAVQTISTESEPDLFGNNILGNLEYVLPPHLATITGCRMIMTYVKDFADPSLNVYFRNNKKKFKDQFNILMERFNLLFLWPVLLSNESPAKYIDQMKKPLEDSIENKDPSKIVVSPRNHPLNWKEGYLSSITIPTIPEKCHNNATNEDIDLPLHDDMDEVTLKTNFDTFNKNS from the coding sequence ATGTCAGACTTCGAAATGGATATTGATGACGAAAGTGATGAAGAGACTCAATTAAAAGAATTGGAGCAGTTGCGAGCCGTACTTCAAGCCGACGAGCAAGATTCAATGTATTCTGATGTGACACATGCCGAGAGCTGCGCGTCCGTCCGTACCAACACCGTCTCCAATCAAATGACTGACGATTTGTCTAAAATCGAAATGGCTATAgcactaaataaatacactgATGAAAAACTACAAAGACTAGAAATACTACTTCTCTGCAGACTAAAAGAGTGCaaggaaaaattaaaatctctgCAAACCTCAGATTTTGTTGAACCACAAGACAAACCAAACCAATTCCGCTATGTTTGCTGTGGTAAACCTTATTTTAaggataaaaacttttatccTGCTCCTCTTAATGATGACACTATTCTGATGAGGAAGTCTGAAATGTATGATTTTACATCTATACCATCTGTACCAGGCTGGACGGTGAAAGATAagagtgattttattaatttgattttgaaaatgtctCAAAATATAAGGGCTAAGGAATTGAACTCCAAGATAGCTCATCTTCGGCGGCAAgctaattctaataaaattggaGAAGATGCTATTGAGAGGGAGATTGACATAATTAGGAAGAAGATCgaagacataaataaaaattctttgaAAGAATTAGCATTACCTCTAGATGAAGAATATGATTGGGAAACCATAGCCAACAAACTTAGCCAAAGACACAGTGCTCATGAATACCGGGCCTTATGGAAGCTATTCCTACATCCATCTATAAATAAGAATGGTTGGTCTAAAACTGAGCataatttactacaaaaattaGCCTCTTCCCACCACCTGCAGGACTGGGATCAAATTGCGAAAGAACTTAATACTGGACGTACAGGATATCAGTGCTTTGTTTACTTTCGTACAAATATGAGTAGTTCATATGATGGTCAAAAATGGTCAAAGGAAGAAGAGGAATACCTCAAAAGACTAGTAGAATTCTATAGGGAGGAAAATTTTATACCATGGGGGAGAGTAGCGGCTTCAATGGAGAATCGTACAAAAGGACAGATTTACAATAAGTTTATGAGACTGGAAGAGTGCAGAAAAGGTAGGTTTATACCAGAGGAAGACGCTGTCATTTTAACAGCTGTTGCACactttggaataaaaaactttagaaaaattcaacaatttttACCTGGGCGATCAGTAATACAACTAAGAAACCGCTATCATGTGTTGTGTAAAAATAGGGTATCTACTGTATGGTCCGTATCAGAAGACAAAAAATTAGTGCAACTTTTGGCTAATCAAGACCAATGTTTGTCAagttattcaaaattgtgtGAATATTTCCCTGGAAAGGACAGAACACAATTAAGAGCTAGACATAAGGTATTATTGAGATGGATAAAACGATATCCAAATTTAGACTTATGCTTTGCTCCTCGCCGTGGTTCCCGTCGCCTTGGACATGGCGCGGCTGAAAAAGATTTGAATAATGCATTAGAAAATCTAAAGAACAGAATAGAAAATGAAGTTAAGGAAAAGAAATCTAAAACAGTCTCTGAAATAAGTTCAGAACAAGAAATTGAGGATGCTATTGTGGCCACTCTTGTGAACCAAACTTTAAAAGGTGATAATTACAGGCCACGACCAACAATTTATGATGATGAAGAAGTTGAAGAAGAGCCATGTCCTTATCCAACATCtcatgataaaaataagagtaatattgaaaaaatactaattttattaagatgtAAACTAAACAAACATCGTTTTCAACATAGTCGtgactataggaaatattttgGGCTGGAAAGTGTAAAGAAAAATTCATCCCAACCAGTAAAAGTAAAGTGTTATTCAAGAAAAAATGCTGTACAAACAATTTCAACTGAATCTGAGCCTGACTTGTTCggcaataatatattagggaATCTTGAATATGTCTTGCCACCACACTTGGCAACCATTACTGGTTGTAGAATGATAATGACATATGTAAAGGACTTTGCAGATCCatcattaaatgtatattttcgaAACAATAAGAAGAAATTCAAAGATCAGTTCAATATCCTTATGGAgcgatttaatttattattcttatggCCTGTCCTCTTATCAAATGAAAGTCCTGCTAAATATATTGATCAGATGAAAAAACCACTTGAAGATAGCATTGAGAATAAGGATCCATCTAAGATCGTAGTTAGCCCTCGCAATCATCCACTAAATTGGAAAGAGGGCTACCTCTCATCTATAACAATACCAACAATACCAGaaaaatgtcataataatgcTACAAATGAGGATATAGACCTGCCACTTCATGATGATATGGATGAAGTGACTCTAAAGACTAATTTTGATACATTTAATAAGAACTCTTAA
- the LOC128680362 gene encoding zinc finger protein 420-like: MLELKACRVCFSTDVKLCNLDTGQLRQFFNVISGLQTHERIGMPDYLCVECSGYVKRCMKFRLKCQTANYVLREIIGRKSEIKIEDLKAIDRNTLDIAPTLSYVNLSKVHFEEVKFQWTRPNRLGVANKVDIPVVNYNDKEDEKVKIEKHQDGVHNDDDANMDDDFNNDIWGEGPDNSANKNNKTDADIVDGSELDTEYAKLYIISAKEAKAVAEIGRMFSNGKFKCNVCAKCFNSESRLNIHLRMHDTHISGAYQCDICMYYYKTEFMLSTHMTDKHMYKYVCTKCPDVNFTRVSAKHHYTYSHLDKSQISGSRWTQMRPEWLDPRGGKRTKGVTIKAKKKLPCKPADFPLKEAVSQEEQYRLLLERRSSRNYLESQFKCELCFKGFRVLDTYNKHMTKHDPVRSGKYQCDICKMFFKDTRKMYKHMIISHVIKYSCQLCKHVCYNRNQAIMHYKWHKNVTYKCPHCDKVFSKISTHLTHIRIKHPSSFMCNLCGHSFVSETGLYCHKRITHTPEETQLSAAAHDDTSHPLYCAECRMLFLSERAFATHLGSSSRHAATNLSIKAKIRDTKRLGDKRTGAGRRGRPSRSGHSDIINNGLATSTACELCGKYLPNDVQTRHHYETEHPGHDYLKRYMCDVCGHTTKQYANLVVHMRTHTNEKPYDCPHCDRRFSMGSNRDRHLVVHTGEKRYQCQHCSRRFTQSSAVKLHIQTVHMKIPYAPWDKKNRKRRKNREGSSAPVSSVAPAAFPPQQKLILDAQGDYLNAYINYNE, translated from the exons ATGTTAGAGTTAAAAGCGTGTAGGGTGTGTTTTAGCACTGACGTTAAATTATGCAACTTAGATACTGGTCAGTTGCGACaatttttcaatgtaatatCTGGATTACAG actCATGAACGTATTGGTATGCCTGACTACTTGTGTGTGGAATGCTCTGGATATGTTAAACGTTGCATGAAATTCAGACTAAAATGTCAAACTGCCAACTATGTATTACGAGAAATTATTGGAAGAAAAAGTGAG ATAAAAATTGAGGATCTTAAGGCAATAGACCGTAACACACTGGATATAGCACCAACACTTTCTTACGTAAATCTAAGTAAAGTACATTTTGAAGAAGTCAAATTTCAGTGGACAAGACCCAACCGACTTGGTGTAGCTAATAAAGTTGATATACCTGTGGTGAACTACAATGATAAAGAGGATGAGAAAGTCAAAATTGAGAAGCATCAAGATGGAGTacataatgatgatgatgctAACATGGATgatgattttaataatgacaTATGGGGCGAAGGGCCAGATAACTcagctaataaaaacaataaaaccgaTGCGGACATTGTCGATGGTTCTGAACTAGACACAGAGTATgctaaattgtatataattagtGCAAAAGAGGCTAAAGCTGTAGCAGAGATTGGAAGGATGTTCAGTAATGGGAAGTTCAAGTGTAATGTTTGTGCTAAGTGTTTTAATAGTGAGAGCAGACTGAATATTCACTTAAGAATGCATGATACG CACATCAGTGGAGCATACCAATGCGACATATGCATGTATTACTACAAAACAGAGTTTATGCTCAGCACTCACATGACCGACAAACACATGTACAAGTATGTGTGTACCAAGTGTCCCGATGTCAACTTTACCAG AGTATCAGCAAAACACCATTACACATACTCGCATTTAGACAAAAGCCAAATATCGGGGTCTAGATGGACGCAAATGCGTCCGGAGTGGCTCGACCCGCGCGGGGGGAAACGCACAAAAGGGGTGACAATCAAAGCTAAGAAAAAATTGCCCTGCAAACCCGCAGACTTTCCTCTCAAAGAAGCTGTCAGCCAGGAAGAGCAATATCGACTTCTTTTGGAAAGGAGGTCGTCTAGAAATTATTTGGAGTCTCAATTCAAGTGTGAACTGTGTTTTAAAGGCTTCAGAGTGCTGGACACCTACAATAAGCACATGACTAAACATGACCCT GTGCGGTCGGGCAAGTACCAATGCGACATCTGCAAGATGTTTTTCAAGGACACCCGCAAGATGTACAAGCACATGATCATCAGCCACGTCATCAAGTACTCGTGTCAGCTCTGCAAACACGTGTGTTATAACCG GAATCAAGCAATAATGCACTACAAATGGCACAAGAACGTTACGTATAAGTGTCCACATTGCGATAAAGTCTTTTC TAAAATCTCGACCCATCTGACCCACATTCGCATCAAACACCCCTCGTCGTTCATGTGCAACCTGTGTGGCCATAGCTTCGTCAGCGAAACTGGATTGTATTGCCACAAGCGGATAACTCACACGCCCGAG GAGACGCAGCTGAGCGCGGCGGCGCACGACGACACGAGCCACCCGCTGTACTGCGCGGAGTGCCGCATGCTGTTCCTCAGCGAGCGCGCCTTCGCCACGCATCTCGGCAGCTCCAGCAGGCACGCCGCCACCAACCT GTCGATAAAGGCGAAAATTCGCGACACAAAACGTTTGGGCGACAAGCGGACAGGCGCAGGCCGCCGCGGCCGGCCCAGCCGCTCCGGTCACTCCGACATCATCAATAACGGCTTAGCGACTTCTACCGCATGCGAACTG TGCGGCAAGTATCTGCCGAATGACGTGCAAACTCGGCATCATTACGAGACTGAGCACCCCGGACACGATTACCTCAAGCGCTACATGTGCGACGTGTGCGGACACACCACtaag CAATACGCAAACCTCGTGGTGCATATGCGTACACACACGAACGAGAAGCCGTACGACTGTCCGCACTGCGACCGCCGCTTCAGCATGGGCAGCAACCGGGACCGCCATCTTGTT GTGCACACAGGCGAGAAGCGCTACCAATGCCAGCACTGCAGCCGCCGCTTCACGCAGAGCAGCGCTGTGAAGCTCCACATCCAGACCGTGCACATGAAGATCCCGTACGCGCCCTGGGACAAGAAGAACCGCAAGCGACGCAAGAACAGGGAGG GATCTTCAGCCCCGGTGAGCTCGGTAGCGCCCGCAGCATTCCCGCCGCAACAGAAACTGATACTAGACGCACAAGGAGACTATCTCAACGCCTACATCAACTATAACGAGTGA